In Patagioenas fasciata isolate bPatFas1 chromosome 2, bPatFas1.hap1, whole genome shotgun sequence, a single window of DNA contains:
- the CMTM6 gene encoding CKLF-like MARVEL transmembrane domain-containing protein 6 gives MENGAVYNETTEPQAKPPRRPFGCTLRHLRGWRLPTKAFQAILSLLAVIFEEIVEDCIKCGGLYFFEFISCSAFLLSLLILCVYCTDVYETFGEDKVQRVNFWAMSAVGVFFLIASVVFVVTSSGSAVEKAACAFGFLASFAFLAEVITEHFHSRKQNINGHTENPGNTQSATENQPLNKQS, from the exons ATGGAGAACGGCGCCGTCTACAACGAGACCACCGAGCCTCAGGCCAAGCCACCCCGCCGCCCCTTCGGCTGCACCCTGCGGCACCTGCGCGGGTGGCGGCTGCCGACCAAAGCGTTCCAAGCG ATTCTCTCTCTTTTGGCTGTTATTTTTGAAGAAATTGTGGAGGATTGTATCAAGTGTGGCGGACTTTACTTCTTTGAGTTCATAAGCTGCAGTGCCTTTCTTTTGAGCCTACTCATCCTGTGTGTGTATTGCACTGATGTATATGAAACATTTGGAGAAGATAAAGTACAGAGAGTG AATTTTTGGGCCATGTCAGCCGTAGGTGTCTTTTTTCTGATAGCGTCAGTAGTGTTTGTTGTGACCAGCTCTGGGTCTGCTGTTGAAAAGGCTGCATGT GCGTTTGGATTTCTTGCAAGTTTTGCATTTTTAGCTGAAGTTATTACAGAGCATTTTCACAGTCGGAAACAAAATATCAATGGACACACTGAAAATCCTGGCAACACTCAGAGTGCCACAGAAAATCAGCCACTGAATAAACAAAGCTAA